The Cololabis saira isolate AMF1-May2022 chromosome 20, fColSai1.1, whole genome shotgun sequence genome includes a window with the following:
- the LOC133420501 gene encoding putative uncharacterized protein DDB_G0282133 has translation MLNTGRSNCNYICTNDNHSSSNYNHSCSNNYHSCTKNNHSYNCSNNNQRFSSNYRRSSKICHNPYNTYHSCSNTSHICLLNSYNCFKNNNHCSNSNNNCSNNCKSCSNYRKNHSKFYSLFSNQYSCSTRNHRSSNNSYSQCNDNNSNNFLNNFDQSAVSSTRLENTEAEVGVEFDKTTPVKELPENSVVAETVKEGAVNSTVNFNVTIVSDSIAIIKTPKTNSTTASPEVPTNATTTTPSTAATTTTTTTAESTVVRRVTFRSLGETFTTDLLDASSTAFKNRAALIESTLKPYFERDSSSFRSLTIISFSNGSIINNMDLRFASASVPSNVQIGNVLIRAAPIVTDFNIETSSVTVEGSETSSGVSHNISLITAVSMVLLSWLLSSQQLVPC, from the exons tcgctccaactgCAACTACATTTGCACCAACGacaaccacagcagctccaactacaaccacagctgctccaataaTTACCACAGTTGTACCAAGAACAATCACAGCTACAACTGTTCAAACAACAACCAGAGGTTCTCCAGCAATTACCGGAGATCCTCCAAAATCTGCCACAACCCCTACAACACctaccacagctgctcaaaCACCAGCCATATCTGCCTCCTCAACAGCTATAATTGCttcaaaaacaacaaccactgttCCAATAGCAACAACAATTGCTCCAACAACTGCAAGAGTTGCTCCAACTACAGAAAGAATCATTCTAAGTTCTACAGTCTCTTCAGCAACCAATATAGTTGTTCCACCAGGAACCACAGAAGTTCCAACAACAGCTACAGTCAATGCAACGACAACAACTCCAACAACTTCCTTAACAACTTTGACCA ATCAGCTGTAAGCAGTACACGATTGGAGAATACTGAAGCTGAGGTCGGAGTTGAGTTCGATAAAACCACACCAGTTAAGGAACTCCCAGAGAACAGTGTTGTTGCAGAAACTGTAAAAGAGGGTGCAGTTAATTCCACTGTGAACTTCAACGTCACGATCGTGTCAGACTCCATTGCAATAATAA AAACACCCAAGACAAATTCGACAACTGCATCTCCAGAAGTTCCAACCAATGCTACAACCACAACGCCTTCTACTGCAGCAACAACAACGACCACTACAACTGCAGAGTCAACAGTCGTGAGGCGGGTGACTTTTAGATCTTTGGGAGAGACATTCACAACTGATCTGCTGGATGCCTCATCCACGGCTTTCAAAAACCGAGCTGCATTAATAGAGTCAACA ctgaAACCATACTTTGAAAGAGATTCTTCTTCATTCCGCTCTTTGACCATTATTTCATTCAG CAATGGATCAATCATCAACAACATGGACCTTCGTTTTGCATCAGCATCTGTTCCTAGTAACGTTCAAATTGGAAATGTTTTGATCAGAGCAGCTCCAATCGTCACAGACTTCAACATTGAAACCAGTTCTGTAACTGTGGAAGGTTCAG AGACGTCAAGTGGAGTAAGCCACAACATCAGTCTCATCACTGCAGTCT